TACATGGGTATTGGGAGACTGCTTGTGGTGCCTTCTCCTGTTCCACCTGAAGATGATTAATAGTCAAGGGGGAAACGGAGGGGAAAACTAGTTTGGCAGCACATATTCATTTATCAAGCTGAAATTGACAGGGTTGGTCTGCTGTGGTACCTGGTGTTTTATGCAATGCCCAGCAATACCATATGAATTGACCGCGAAGCATGCAATATACCAAGTGATACTAAGTTACCATCAGGCATTGATCTTCGCTAAATCCGACATTGTGGCTAATTGAGGTGGGACGCCTGCAGACGGTACTGGCAGACCAAGTGCACCGAGTATATCAGAGGTAAAATACAatcttatcaattttttttggtcCTTTAAGAGGTGCAGTGATATGTCGCATGTGGTTGTATTACTTAGATGTGACACATCCTCCGTTCTTGGGCTTCTCCCTCTTGCACAGTTTTATAGAAAAGGAGGCAATGGATGATCAGAAAGTTTTAATGCATGTATTACAATTCTTCTCATGTTCCAAATTTCAGATGTTGCATACACGATTCTGAATATATGTGTATCATTTTTTTTGCCCCCATTTTACTATTTCGTGTGGAGGCATCTAATCATTGCTGTTGGGCGTTCTCCTATTACTAGATTTCTTATCAAGCAGCCTGTCAAATTTGAAGCACCTGCAAACTGGAAGCCTGCATGTCAACTGTGTATTTGATCAACATCGGTGGTTCCCACCTCCCATAGCCACCCACGGCCGCACCACCACCTCCCATGGTAATCAGCCATTGCCATCCATCTTCTTGTCAGATTTTTCTGCAGAAGCCTCACCGTATGCTTTTATCTTTAATTTTCCTAATAGATCAAGAGAGGGAACTGCAGTATTCCATTCCATCCCAGAATCTGAATCCTCACCGAAGTCATTTCCGTTCCAGAACACACTTTTAGTCCCAATTCGGTGTTTCTGTTCTGTTTTTTTCACTCTGCTAATTTCGTGACTGAAATGGCTCGTTGATACACTTCGTTGGCAACCATTTTTTATTGCAAACCAAATGCAAGGAGGTAAGTATGTGCTTCTCTAAAATGCCACCACGGGAAAATGGTCACTACCTACTTCGCCCGATTTCCCTAACCAAACATGCGGCGGCTGGAAGTCATCCCTTTGGTGGAAATGATCCTTCCCCCGGAACGGTAGGAGGCCACCCGTTTAACCAGTGGGTAGAAATTGCACGATCAGGGACAAGGGAGCGTGCAATTCGGTTTATCCCATTGTGGGTACCCATTGTAGGCTAATATGTACATAAATGATGTTGGTTGTTGCGTGaacaaataaaaagaagaaacatATAAAATGAAAAATATTACCTCACCATCGATCATTTATTCTCATGCTATCATAGGAGGAGAAGAACTTGCAAACGAAGGTAAAAGAGTTGTCACTAGCAATTAGCTTAGCTTGGCTTGTCGGCATTCTCCCGAGAGCTTGTCTTCAGGGAGATTATGATTTAAACCCTAGTGGTGATTCGTTATTATTACATAAAAGTTTAGATTGTCGATGTGCAATTGCACTCCTGGTATGCTAAGAGCGAGTGAATGGTCCCTACGGGTACCATGAGGTGCACAGGCTGATATTATTTTGCTGGTCCCTTGGACTTCATGGCTGATGTTCTGCGTTTTATGGTGCTTACAGTTGTTTCTTTGTCTACACGTGTGGAGGTTAGGCGTTGAAAAAGTTACATGTCTTGTGCGCTGTCAGTGGTACTTCTTTTCTGAATTGCTAAACATGGATCCTACAAGGTCCAAACCACTTATCACCGTCAACGGATCAACTCCATGAACCGCAATAATTTTTTCCTTTctgtaaaattttttatgcaccgcAGCCGgcgtaaaaaatttaatattgagtGTATCATTTTATCCAATTGATTCACATAATTATCATGCATTTAATgtttgtaaattatttttttatttaaaaattttgtatgataaaaatatttttattttttaaaaaaattataaaattttatgttcatattatgacatctatgcataggatattataatttttttaaaaaaataaaaatattttcattatttaaaatttttaaattaaaaaaattaatctatgttaaatatatatttaaaaatgattgtataaaaatttttctctcataatattttagattgataTCTAAATTATGttacataataaaatattataatttttttaaaaataaaaatatttttaatatataaaaaatataaaaaataatttataaatattaaatatatattaaaaaataatgacccATCATTTATTCATATGATACGTCTTCCCTGCACCGTCCGTGATGCACAGAGAATTTCTCTTCCTTCATTTCACCTTCATGTCCGATCCGGTCTCGTTAGGTCTGACCAATCGCAACTCGGCCACGCGCAATTCTGGAATCCCCGGATCCCCATGCAACGAGGCGAAGCATCAACCACAGAATCCTCTACCCGCTCCATCCGTTTACTAGCTTGACTGATTAGCTTTCGTGTGGTCCGCTCACGTAGTCACGAGGACCAGAGGTAGGGACAGCGCTCGCACGCCTTCTCTCTGAACTCCCTTGATTTGATTTGCTTCTCCCTGACAAAATCTTAGTATCCTGGTCTGGTTTCGGTACGTCAAGACACATCCGCCTCGTTTTCGCCGAGTTTTTTCTtccctcttcattttttttcgaTGCATTTCACTGAAATTCTCCGTTTCTCGGTAATTCCATCGGTTCCCGTTTCGGAATTCTACGTTAGATtttgttttctttattttttttctaaatcatgTATTTGAGTGTTCTAATCCTTTTTTTGGGAATTTCTGCTGTCTAAAATCTTTAGATCTAGCTGCTGATGATTCAAATTTGTTTTTCCTCTTTTTGTGTTCTCTTTGGAATCCATCTCATCTTCCCCCTTAAATTTTATAAGCTGCATTACGGTTTTCCTGGTCCTCAATATGAATTCCTTTTGGAATTCCAAGAAAGTGATTGATTTCGTtggtactttctatgtatttgtttttctttcaagattttgTCAATCTGCTCTTGTGGTTTGTTTTTCAAATTGAAGCTACTTTTGTGCAGTATCCAAATTTTCACTTGGCACCAGAATTGGATCTCAAAACAATGGGCTCTGTGGAATTTGAGACCAATCGTTGGATCTGGGATGGGGCGTGCTATCCCCAGTTATTTGGGCTTGGAGGAATTATGATCACCATTGCCATTCTCTGGCTATCGACGGGCTATTTAGGAGGGATTGGACTCCCATACTTCCCATTCGTTTGGCTGGATTTAAGGTTCTTTTATAAGAAGAAGAGTAGGAAGAGACCAGTGAGGGTCTACATGGACGGATGCTTCGATCTCATGCATTACGGCCACGCAAATGCATTGCGGCAGGCCAAGTCTCTTGGGGATGAATTGGTGGTGGGCGTTGTCAGTGATGAAGAGATTGTGGCAAACAAGGGCCCTCCTGTGCTGTCCATGGAAGAGAGGTATGCTTGCAGAATAATTCCTCCTTGGTTTACTGGGTTAAAAACAATTAACCTTTTAAATGCACTTGGTTTTGAGAAGCTCAGGCATCCACTCTGTTTATAATTAAAtccaatatctttgatcaaaatttgcTAAGCAATGTAGAACTCTAATTCTTCAAAAACCCACTTTTGCAGGTCGGTAAGCTAGATTAGCATATAATTgttatttttcaataattttttttgacatattcataCTCGGATCTGGTCAAAAGACTTGGTGGTAAGAAAGATCTAATGGAGATTAGTACTAGTGAATTACTGCTAAACAATGACAGCAAAACTCATTACAGAGAAGTTTGGTCCATTTTTCTTGTTGAAATGTGACCATATCTAACATCTTAGACAGCACTTCAACTCCTAAAACAATGTTGAGGTCAAAGATTTAAATTCCCTAGTGCTTCAGCAGATCTGTTGATTCTGTCCATGGGATGTGCATCTAGTCTTCAAGAGGTCTATGACACATTGTTTTTCCACTCAAATTTCGACAGCCAGAAGGGTGATAACACTACATCAAGCTGTCTAGATAGATTGTCCAAGCTTCTACCTTGTATTTGTTTATGTTTAACCCTATATGCACCTCTTCAATCCGGTATGTTTGTTGCCATAGGAAAAACGCTCATATGCTGGTGGGAAGTTCATGAGCTTACTATTTTGTTAtctatattttgaaagttatgtatCATCTTAATCCAGTTTAAAATAATTTCCAGGTTAATTCTTGTCAGTGGGCTCAAGTGGGTGGATGAGGTCATTGCAAACGCTCCTTATGCAATCACTGAAGAATTCATGAACACTCTTTTCAATAAATACAATATTGACTACATTATACATGGAGATGATCCTTGTTTGCTACCTGATGGAACTGATGCTTATGGACCAGCTAAGAAGGCAGGGCGGTATAAGCAAATCAAGCGCACAGAAGGTGTCTCAAGCACTGATATTGTTGGTATCGTACTACAACACCTGCTTAGTGTTACTTAGATATGACAATTTGATTCCCAAtgctttatatttatttcaaaacatGTTTAATGTAAAATAATTGCTTCATAAAGCTGTTGATTTCTACGCTGCCTATAGATTTTAAAAGAGTGTCCCAATAAATGCAAGAAGGAATTTCTGATGAACATTTATTTTGTGGCCAATTTCATGCTATGTTTTTTTTAAAACAAGTTTAAATGTTAAATGCAGAAGCAGAATCATCTGATTTGTACCTCCATAAGAAATTCATTTAGATTGTTTCTCAACCTTCTGTGTTCCAAGCTTATTGTGTTAGTGTATCAGATCTGATTGCATGTTATTCTGATCTAGGAAGAATATTATCATCATTGAGTGATATGGAAGTGAATAAGAATCATAGTAAGGCATTTCAGTCTGAAACTGGTGGCTCCACTAGAACTCAGCGATCTCATTTTCTGCCTACATCTCGTCGGATCGTGCAGTTCTCCAATGCGAAGGTACAAATTCTTCTGCTCTGGCTAGAAAGGCAATATATGTCAAAAGCCCTGCCATATATTGGCTGTATATTTGCCTGATTTCTCCAATCATCGAGAGAAGAAAAAACTGGTTCGCTTTACTGATTCTCATCCAACTTGGGCATTCTGGTGATGTTCTTCCTCATTAAAGTTGACTTTGTCTCCTAGCTATAGTGATCTAGTCTCATCCATCAGTGGGCATATCACTCATATCTTATAGTCAAGATATAGTGTAGCTTTACACTAGCAAATCATGTTCTCTTCTTCCTAATTACCTATTTGACATCCTCAATGAAATCACATTACGCATCAAATGGCCAGAACAACTAACAGATGTAGTAATGCCTTTAACATAAGTTTTAAAAATGGCATGATATTTGTTCGATGTCATATTATTCTATACTTTTAAGTTTTAAAAATGCCTACTGTAACAACTATCGAATTGAGTTTTAGCCTTGAAGCTTTCCCTTACATTAATCTCTTCAGACTGTTTATTTTGGCATCTTTCACTCCATACCTTTTGACATGGACCAGGTCTGCAAAAAGAGTGTTTAAGAATGCATTTGGACCCATAAATCAGCTTGAAGTGAACCTACTTATTGGAGAACCGTAATATGTTCCATCAGCGACCTTTACAAATTACAATTTATCAAAATTGAATATCCTACTAATAGAAATTACATTTTAAAGAGACCTGCTTTAGTCCAAGtcagcctgatccagatctgtcgGAAGGATTCTTGATGGTGGACCTGGCAGCAATATGGTCTGGTTCAGCATCCTAAAATTAAATGGCTTTCAGTATATGTTTGAATGGTGGAACACTCGATGCACTCTATTGAAGGACTTCTTTGTGTTTCTAATTTAGGGACCTGGACCAGATGCTTGTGTGGTGTATATAGATGGTGCTTTTGATCTTTTCCATGCTGGTCATGTTGAGGTACATCTTTATGAAATTCTGCTTACTTTCTTACCTGCAGACATTACCTCCATAGTTATTATGGTCTTCCGGTTTCTCCCTTTCCTTTTTCTTGACCTTTCTAGATTTGCATCCTCAAACACTGTGATGTCTTTGTGTTCTTATTCTCTTCCAAAATGATTACTTCTTTGAAATATTCTATAAATTACCCAAGAGATGTTTATGTGCATGTGCATTGCTTTTAGCATCATATTGACATTAGCTTCTCACTTATTCCAATTTGCTTAAGTCTCTGTGGTAGtgagattttttttcatttctttttttgggAGGTGGGGGATAGGAatcttaatatttattaattatataaaaatgtgtagcttctctctctctccttttttttttcttgttgttgGGAGGGGTGCATAGTTGGGAATTTTAATATTTATCAGTTATATCAACAATACAAACAAAGAGCATTAAGGAACTTCTATGGTGGCTTCATAACTCTGCACCAAGCCTCCTGGACTAAGATAGTAGCATTGGTTCATACCAAGAGCTAGGAGTTAATAGGAGTTATGGTGGTGATTAAGAGTTTTTTAGTCTGTCGTGATGTAAGGTAGAGTTTAGTAGATAGCTGGAATCTAATGTTATCAGGATATGATTATGCCATATACTAAAACCTAAGAAATGATGGACATTCAAGGTTTCCAGCATGATGAAACTAAAGGACAAGTCTCATGCTATCGATTGGGTCAGCTACAGGTGTCATAATGTGCGATGATTCCTGTCAAAGGAAGAGTCCCTTAATGAAGGGATCAAGTCATTTCTTTCAagaaaatagaaatttttttagcaTTGTCTTGTCTTATGCTTTGTGTGTAGGTACGGTTCTTGCATGTGTGCACTTTCAGTTAGGCCCAATTCTTGGTGAACATTTATGGTTGATGGATGAATAATCTTGCTAAATTGAGATTGAATATCTGATGATGTAAACATCAGCTTATCTGATTAGAAAATTGTATCATTTCAAACACAGCTCATGCATCAGTGCATATCCTAGAGGGTTTGCTGGTTTGCTGGAGGTTGTGGGTTTGAGTGCCCTTATGGATGCATCTGATGGAACATATGGGAGCATATTGTCCAATATGTATCCTGCCCCCTCTTACCAGAGGAGGGCTATCCCCTCCTATCCAGCCTGCACTAACCTTTGAACAAACTAATGAAATGTATGTATATGTTAAAATGGGCTCTATAAACTATCATGAGATCATTGCCTCAAAATAAGATTCCTCATTTGCTTGTTTAGATACCATCTAttcctttttattaaaaaaaatatatagttatcttACCAACACTGTTTCTTTTTATCTGCATTTACTTGTTGGGTTCTTTTTATCAGCTTTATGACTAAGTTGGAATGTTGCTGCTATATACAGATCCTAAGATGTGCGAGACAACTTGGAGATTTTCTACTCGTAGGTGTCTACAGTGACCAAACTGTGAGGTATTACTCATAACCAGATGGATtggaatatataaaatataaaagtaaATGTTCATAAAAGAAATGCAAGTAAGATTATATTATTAAGATTTATGAGTTCTGATTCATAGTCTGCACTTTCTGATATATGGTTAAATAGTTTTGTTTAACGAACATTTAATGCAGTGAAAGGAGAGGATGTCATCCTATCATGCACCTCCATGAACGTAGCCTTAGTGTACTTGCATGCCGATATGTTGATGAAGTCATTATTGGTGCTCCTTGGGAAGTTACCAGAGATATGGTGTGTGTACCACAAGACATTATCTGGATTAGATAATTTCTGCTGGCTTAGCATCTTAAATTGGCTTGATTTTTCACATCCACATATGTCTAAGTTTTCTAAAGAAGTTTCTTGTTGAATAATTTGGTATCATGTCAAAAACTTCCACATGATAACTAGAGGTCGTCATACCTATCCAGTTAAAATCTTTCCAAGTAAATAGATCAGACTTTTTTTTGGTAATTAAATAGATCAtatttatcttttattaaaaGCACTGGCATCTTGTGTCTGGAGCATGGTTGACTGTTTTCAATTAGACCCAAAACAATAGTTTCATGTGAAGCTTTTTTCCAGTAGTGACTTGTCTGCTTTATTTGTAAAAGTTGCACGCCTGAAGTTTAGTCATTGGACTTCTCTGTAACTAATTACTGTGGTGGTAATCTGTCCATATACCTACCATAAGGATTGACTTTATTCTTTCAGACAAGTTTCATGGTCAGTATTGACTATGGACAGTCCTATTTGTCATTGGAGTCATATTTCCTTGCTAGAGAAAGCCACAAAAGAAACAGTAAAACAAAGACCTTCCATTTAAGGCACAAAACAAAACTGATCACTCTGGTTGTGCTGGTTCTGTGTCTTATCATTCACTAAAGCAGCAGATCCTTTCATGCTGGAAGATTTATACTAAAATTATTATATTCCAATGCTGTCTTTCTTTTCTTGCTATCTTGATCAGATCACTACCTTCAATATATCATTGGTTGTGCACGGGACGGTAGCTGAGGGCAGTTGTAGTGTAAGTTCCTGAACTTGAGTAGCTTGTTCTTTCAAACAGGTAGTTTTGTTTTCATGCTCCTGCAATTGGGAATCAGTGTTAAGGATCTTGCCTGTGACAGGATGAGGTTGACCCATATGTCACACCCAGGAGCATGGGAATTTTCAAGACAATTGCAAGCCCTAACAATATCACTTGGACATCAGTAGCCAGGAGAATTGTTGATAATCATGAAGTTTACAAGGTGTTCACCATTTCTATTGCATATACAGAAATGAGTGTCTTCTTATATCATTTGTTTTAGTCTATGATAATGG
The DNA window shown above is from Elaeis guineensis isolate ETL-2024a chromosome 8, EG11, whole genome shotgun sequence and carries:
- the LOC105050448 gene encoding ethanolamine-phosphate cytidylyltransferase isoform X3, whose protein sequence is MGSVEFETNRWIWDGACYPQLFGLGGIMITIAILWLSTGYLGGIGLPYFPFVWLDLRFFYKKKSRKRPVRVYMDGCFDLMHYGHANALRQAKSLGDELVVGVVSDEEIVANKGPPVLSMEERLILVSGLKWVDEVIANAPYAITEEFMNTLFNKYNIDYIIHGDDPCLLPDGTDAYGPAKKAGRYKQIKRTEGVSSTDIVGRILSSLSDMEVNKNHSKAFQSETGGSTRTQRSHFLPTSRRIVQFSNAKGPGPDACVVYIDGAFDLFHAGHVEILRCARQLGDFLLVGVYSDQTVSERRGCHPIMHLHERSLSVLACRYVDEVIIGAPWEVTRDMITTFNISLVVHGTVAEGSCSDEVDPYVTPRSMGIFKTIASPNNITWTSVARRIVDNHEVYKKRNVKKSESENKYYAEKKFVPED
- the LOC105050448 gene encoding ethanolamine-phosphate cytidylyltransferase isoform X2; protein product: MHFTEILRFSYPNFHLAPELDLKTMGSVEFETNRWIWDGACYPQLFGLGGIMITIAILWLSTGYLGGIGLPYFPFVWLDLRFFYKKKSRKRPVRVYMDGCFDLMHYGHANALRQAKSLGDELVVGVVSDEEIVANKGPPVLSMEESGLKWVDEVIANAPYAITEEFMNTLFNKYNIDYIIHGDDPCLLPDGTDAYGPAKKAGRYKQIKRTEGVSSTDIVGRILSSLSDMEVNKNHSKAFQSETGGSTRTQRSHFLPTSRRIVQFSNAKGPGPDACVVYIDGAFDLFHAGHVEILRCARQLGDFLLVGVYSDQTVSERRGCHPIMHLHERSLSVLACRYVDEVIIGAPWEVTRDMITTFNISLVVHGTVAEGSCSDEVDPYVTPRSMGIFKTIASPNNITWTSVARRIVDNHEVYKKRNVKKSESENKYYAEKKFVPED
- the LOC105050448 gene encoding ethanolamine-phosphate cytidylyltransferase isoform X4 gives rise to the protein MHFTEILRFSYPNFHLAPELDLKTMGSVEFETNRWIWDGACYPQLFGLGGIMITIAILWLSTGYLGGIGLPYFPFVWLDLRFFYKKKSRKRPVRVYMDGCFDLMHYGHANALRQAKSLGDELVVGVVSDEEIVANKGPPVLSMEERLILVSGLKWVDEVIANAPYAITEEFMNTLFNKYNIDYIIHGDDPCLLPDGTDAYGPAKKAGRYKQIKRTEGVSSTDIVGRILSSLSDMEVNKNHSKAFQSETGGSTRTQRSHFLPTSRRIVQFSNAKILRCARQLGDFLLVGVYSDQTVSERRGCHPIMHLHERSLSVLACRYVDEVIIGAPWEVTRDMITTFNISLVVHGTVAEGSCSDEVDPYVTPRSMGIFKTIASPNNITWTSVARRIVDNHEVYKKRNVKKSESENKYYAEKKFVPED
- the LOC105050448 gene encoding ethanolamine-phosphate cytidylyltransferase isoform X1, with product MHFTEILRFSYPNFHLAPELDLKTMGSVEFETNRWIWDGACYPQLFGLGGIMITIAILWLSTGYLGGIGLPYFPFVWLDLRFFYKKKSRKRPVRVYMDGCFDLMHYGHANALRQAKSLGDELVVGVVSDEEIVANKGPPVLSMEERLILVSGLKWVDEVIANAPYAITEEFMNTLFNKYNIDYIIHGDDPCLLPDGTDAYGPAKKAGRYKQIKRTEGVSSTDIVGRILSSLSDMEVNKNHSKAFQSETGGSTRTQRSHFLPTSRRIVQFSNAKGPGPDACVVYIDGAFDLFHAGHVEILRCARQLGDFLLVGVYSDQTVSERRGCHPIMHLHERSLSVLACRYVDEVIIGAPWEVTRDMITTFNISLVVHGTVAEGSCSDEVDPYVTPRSMGIFKTIASPNNITWTSVARRIVDNHEVYKKRNVKKSESENKYYAEKKFVPED